In the genome of Cryptomeria japonica chromosome 8, Sugi_1.0, whole genome shotgun sequence, one region contains:
- the LOC131045860 gene encoding pathogenesis-related thaumatin-like protein 3.8 produces MAILSDLALVLVAGLAISLYMQEAGAVKFDIRNQCGYTVWAAGLPGLGGQQLDRAKTWTVDVPAGTQAGRFWGRTGCSFNASGRGTCQTGDCGGQLSCQVSGAVPTTLAEYTLNVNGNTDYYDVSLVDGFNVPLSINPTNAQCTGSACRTDINAVCPAELKVEGGCNTACNVFQTDQYCCTGSYANNCPPTNYSMIFKNQCPQAYSYTKDDSSNNFSCPSGTTDYSVVFCPKICIGSYTLQHTNYHPVFRYLIYGGIKYHLVLRHCMPVLSLTVSDK; encoded by the exons ATGGCCATATTATCAGATCTTGCGCTTGTTCTTGTTGCTGGACTTGCCATATCCCTTTATATGCAAG AGGCTGGGGCAGTGAAGTTTGATATACGGAACCAGTGCGGGTACACAGTTTGGGCAGCAGGACTACCCGGATTAGGAGGGCAGCAGCTGGACCGGGCTAAGACGTGGACGGTGGATGTGCCGGCGGGGACACAGGCGGGAAGATTTTGGGGCCGAACCGGCTGTTCTTTCAATGCGAGCGGCCGAGGAACCTGTCAAACCGGTGACTGCGGCGGCCAACTGAGCTGCCAAGTCTCGGGAGCCGTTCCGACCACGCTGGCGGAGTATACCCTCAATGTAAATGGCAACACGGACTACTACGACGTCTCTCTGGTGGACGGCTTCAACGTTCCTCTCTCCATCAATCCCACCAATGCACAGTGCACCGGCTCTGCCTGCAGAACCGACATCAATGCTGTGTGCCCCGCTGAATTGAAGGTGGAGGGAGGATGCAATACTGCCTGCAATGTCTTTCAAACCGACCAGTACTGCTGCACTGGTAGTTATGCCAACAACTGCCCTCCCACAAACTACTCGATGATATTCAAGAACCAGTGCCCTCAGGCCTACAGTTATACCAAGGACGATTCTTCCAACAATTTCTCTTGCCCTTCTGGTACCACCGACTACAGTGTTGTATTCTGTCCCAAGATATGTATAGGATCATACACATTACAACATACAAATTATCACCCCGTCTTTAGATATCTGATATATGGCGGCATAAAGTATCATTTGGTGTTAAGGCATTGCATGCCCGTTTTAAGTCTGACAGTTTCTGATAAATAA